A genomic stretch from Nocardia wallacei includes:
- a CDS encoding PLP-dependent cysteine synthase family protein gives MVDVNRYDPGHRAWLAEAIAKVRADMRRSSDTHLLRVPVAAVPGVHLYLKDESTHPTGSLKHRLARSLFLHALCSGWIRPDRPVIEASSGSTAVSEAYFARLIGVPFIAVMARGTSREKVRLIEFHGGRCHFVNDANEVYDVAARLATETGGHYMDQFTFAERATDWRGNNNIAESIFDQLAEEPHPDPAWIVATAGTGGTSATIARYIRYTGRATGICVADPDNSAFFPGWRDDDPAATTEICSRIEGIGRQRVEPSFVGTAIDRMIHVPDAAAIASIQVLDELIGRKAGASTGTGLWAAFHIMAEMAAAGRAGSVVGLLCDPGDRYIDKYYSAEWLAAQRIDITPYRARLRTFLDSGVL, from the coding sequence ATGGTGGACGTCAACCGGTACGACCCGGGCCACCGGGCCTGGCTGGCCGAGGCGATCGCCAAGGTGCGCGCCGATATGCGCCGTTCGTCGGATACGCACCTGCTGCGGGTCCCCGTGGCGGCGGTGCCGGGCGTGCACCTGTATCTGAAGGACGAGTCCACGCATCCGACCGGATCGCTGAAGCACCGGCTGGCGCGGTCGCTGTTCCTGCACGCGCTGTGCAGTGGCTGGATCCGGCCCGACCGGCCGGTGATCGAGGCGTCCAGTGGCTCGACGGCCGTCTCCGAGGCGTACTTCGCCCGGCTGATCGGGGTGCCGTTCATCGCGGTGATGGCGCGCGGTACCAGCCGGGAGAAGGTGCGGTTGATCGAATTCCACGGTGGCCGATGTCATTTCGTGAACGACGCGAACGAGGTCTACGACGTCGCCGCGCGGCTGGCGACCGAGACCGGCGGCCACTACATGGACCAGTTCACCTTCGCCGAGCGGGCCACCGACTGGCGCGGCAACAACAACATCGCCGAGTCCATCTTCGATCAGCTCGCCGAGGAACCGCACCCCGATCCGGCCTGGATCGTGGCGACCGCGGGCACCGGCGGCACCTCGGCGACCATCGCCCGCTACATCCGCTACACGGGCCGGGCCACCGGGATCTGCGTGGCCGATCCGGACAACTCCGCGTTCTTCCCCGGCTGGCGCGACGACGATCCGGCCGCGACCACCGAGATCTGTTCGCGCATCGAGGGCATCGGACGCCAGCGCGTGGAGCCCAGCTTCGTCGGCACCGCGATCGACCGGATGATCCATGTCCCCGACGCCGCGGCCATCGCGTCGATCCAGGTGCTCGACGAGCTGATCGGGCGCAAGGCGGGCGCCTCCACCGGTACCGGTCTGTGGGCGGCGTTCCACATCATGGCCGAGATGGCGGCGGCCGGGCGGGCGGGCAGCGTGGTGGGCCTGCTCTGCGATCCGGGCGATCGCTACATCGACAAGTACTACTCGGCCGAGTGGCTCGCCGCGCAGCGGATCGACATCACGCCGTATCGAGCCCGCTTGCGGACGTTCCTGGATTCGGGGGTGCTGTGA
- a CDS encoding sulfite exporter TauE/SafE family protein produces the protein MTLLDQLAIFGAGIAAGCINTIVGSGTLITFPVLLALGYPPVTANVSNTVGLVPGGLSGVLGYRRELTGQRARLLRLGTASLIGGALGAVLLLRLPPEAFQAIVPVLIIAALILVVVQPRLSRWVRARRAADDSSPAHGGPLLWLAVLVSGVYGGYFGAAQGVLLIGLLGVFVHDELQRLNAVKNFLALLVNTLSALIFVFVADVAWQVVALIAVGSIIGGQLGATVGRRMSPAVLRGVIVVVGVVAIVRLLTT, from the coding sequence ATGACTCTGCTGGACCAGCTGGCCATCTTCGGTGCGGGAATCGCGGCCGGGTGCATCAACACCATCGTCGGGTCCGGCACTCTCATCACCTTCCCGGTCCTGCTGGCCTTGGGCTACCCGCCCGTGACCGCCAACGTCTCGAACACCGTCGGCCTGGTCCCCGGCGGCCTCAGCGGCGTACTCGGCTACCGCCGCGAACTCACCGGCCAGCGGGCCAGGCTGCTCCGCTTGGGCACCGCCTCCCTGATCGGCGGCGCGCTGGGCGCGGTCCTGCTGCTCCGCCTGCCGCCCGAGGCATTCCAGGCGATCGTCCCGGTCCTGATCATCGCCGCCCTGATCCTGGTCGTGGTGCAGCCGCGCCTCTCCCGCTGGGTCCGCGCCCGCCGCGCAGCCGACGACTCGTCGCCCGCACACGGCGGCCCGCTGCTCTGGCTGGCGGTACTGGTCAGCGGCGTCTACGGCGGTTACTTCGGCGCGGCCCAGGGCGTGTTGCTGATCGGCCTGCTGGGCGTGTTCGTGCACGACGAGTTGCAGCGCCTGAACGCCGTGAAAAACTTCCTGGCCCTGCTGGTCAACACGTTGTCGGCGCTGATCTTCGTGTTCGTCGCCGACGTGGCCTGGCAGGTGGTCGCGCTGATCGCGGTGGGCTCGATCATCGGCGGGCAACTGGGCGCGACGGTCGGCCGCCGCATGTCGCCCGCGGTGCTGCGCGGCGTCATCGTCGTGGTCGGCGTCGTCGCCATCGTGCGCCTGCTGACCACGTAG
- the leuA gene encoding 2-isopropylmalate synthase: MSPADAFVSGSRTITAPSKPAPADQPAWNKQKNSSMPTFRYRPFAEEVEPVTLPDRTWPDKVIDRAPAWCAVDLRDGNQALIDPMSPARKRRMFDLLVRMGYKEIEVGFPSASQTDFDFVREIIEDGAVPDDVTIQVLTQCRPELIERTFLACQGAPNVIVHFYNSTSILQRRVVFRADRDAVKKIATDAATLCLEIEQRYPDTNWRYEYSPESYTGTELEYAREVCDAVSAIIAPTPDKPMIINLPATVEMATPNVYADSIEWMSRNLARRDSIVLSLHPHNDRGTAVAAAELGYMAGADRIEGCLFGNGERTGNVCLVTLGMNLFSRGVDPQIDFSDIDEIRRTVEYCNQLPVHERHPYGGDLVYTAFSGSHQDAINKGLDAMKAQADSDGRDVEDITWEVPYLPIDPKDVGRTYEAVIRVNSQSGKGGVAYIMKTDHGLALPRRLQIEFSQAIQRITDGEGGEVSPKAMWDVFAEEYLNPILPLERMRQKVSAAETDGGTDHIDAVVKVEGTEQEISGEGNGPLAAFVDALATIGYDVRVLDYSEHAMSAGDDAQAAAYVECAVGDQVSWGVGIATSITTASLRAVVSAVNRAHRGS; this comes from the coding sequence ATGTCACCCGCTGACGCCTTCGTATCCGGATCGCGCACCATCACCGCGCCGTCCAAGCCCGCGCCGGCCGACCAGCCCGCGTGGAACAAACAGAAGAACTCCTCGATGCCGACCTTCCGGTACCGGCCGTTCGCCGAGGAGGTCGAGCCCGTCACGCTGCCCGACCGCACGTGGCCGGACAAGGTCATCGATCGCGCCCCGGCCTGGTGTGCCGTGGACCTGCGCGACGGCAACCAGGCGCTGATCGACCCGATGAGCCCGGCCCGCAAGCGCCGCATGTTCGATCTGCTGGTGCGGATGGGCTACAAGGAGATCGAGGTCGGTTTCCCCTCCGCCAGCCAGACCGATTTCGACTTCGTCCGCGAGATCATCGAGGACGGCGCGGTTCCGGACGACGTCACCATCCAGGTGCTGACCCAGTGCCGCCCGGAGCTGATCGAGCGCACCTTCCTGGCCTGCCAGGGCGCACCGAACGTGATCGTCCACTTCTACAACTCCACCTCGATCCTGCAGCGGCGGGTCGTGTTCCGGGCCGACCGTGACGCGGTGAAGAAGATCGCCACCGACGCCGCGACGCTGTGCCTGGAGATCGAGCAGCGCTACCCCGACACGAACTGGCGCTACGAATACAGCCCGGAGTCCTACACCGGCACCGAGCTGGAGTACGCCCGCGAGGTGTGTGACGCGGTCTCGGCGATCATCGCACCGACTCCCGACAAGCCGATGATCATCAACCTGCCCGCGACGGTCGAGATGGCGACCCCGAACGTCTACGCCGACTCGATCGAGTGGATGAGCCGCAACCTGGCCCGGCGCGACTCGATCGTGCTGTCGCTGCATCCGCACAACGATCGCGGCACCGCCGTGGCCGCCGCCGAGCTGGGCTACATGGCGGGTGCGGACCGCATCGAGGGCTGCCTGTTCGGCAACGGCGAGCGCACCGGCAACGTATGCCTGGTCACGCTGGGCATGAACCTGTTCTCGCGCGGCGTGGATCCGCAGATCGACTTCTCCGACATCGACGAGATCCGCCGCACCGTCGAATACTGCAACCAGCTGCCCGTGCACGAGCGGCACCCCTACGGCGGCGATCTGGTCTACACCGCCTTCTCCGGCAGCCACCAGGACGCCATCAACAAGGGCTTGGACGCGATGAAGGCGCAAGCGGACTCGGATGGCCGCGACGTCGAGGACATCACCTGGGAGGTCCCGTACCTGCCCATCGACCCCAAGGACGTCGGGCGCACCTACGAGGCCGTGATCCGGGTGAACTCGCAGTCCGGCAAGGGCGGCGTCGCCTACATCATGAAGACCGACCACGGCCTGGCCCTGCCGCGCCGGCTGCAGATCGAGTTCTCGCAGGCGATCCAGCGGATCACCGACGGCGAGGGCGGTGAGGTCTCGCCCAAGGCGATGTGGGACGTCTTCGCCGAGGAGTACCTGAACCCGATCCTGCCGCTGGAACGCATGCGGCAGAAGGTGTCCGCCGCGGAGACCGACGGCGGTACCGACCACATCGATGCCGTGGTCAAGGTGGAGGGCACCGAGCAGGAGATCTCCGGCGAGGGCAACGGACCGCTCGCGGCGTTCGTCGACGCGCTGGCGACCATCGGATACGACGTGCGGGTGCTGGACTACTCCGAGCACGCCATGTCCGCCGGTGACGACGCGCAGGCCGCCGCCTACGTGGAATGCGCCGTCGGCGACCAGGTGTCGTGGGGGGTGGGCATCGCGACCTCCATCACCACCGCCTCGCTGCGCGCGGTGGTCTCCGCCGTCAACCGGGCGCACCGGGGCAGCTGA
- a CDS encoding MinD/ParA family ATP-binding protein: protein MTPDDNSTSPPWLHNPGVDVAAEKDDPNSNPAHDDEQTDDAAISGEATATSGEATAISGEATATSDEATATSAEADVPTPDAETVDPESADEPEQAAGILPPVPDSIEQTTFAPQFGQEQFGPFSPPPGGPPGSFAPGGQFPPNQGFPPGGFPPPEHGGPFAPGQGFPSGGFAPPEHGGPFAPPGEQGQFPPPGEQSYFPPPGEQGQFAPPGGPNEQGYFPPPGGPNEQGYYPPPGGPDGPGYFAPPGEQGGFPPPGGPGEQGHFPPSGGNPAEQGYFSRPGEPGRFAPPGDPGQFGPSGGSGEGGYLPPSGGPADSGRFPPPAGQYPADATEKYSAAPGDSNSFAPASYGEMRQETPYGEVRQEIGADGMVRRVFDEEQSAPSAQEQPGGAGEQFSWAPPPLPPQPAAPPQPYQQPQPSRDNWQGGPPQSQPPTGFHQPPQLPGPPGQSMNELNLLKRARRSPRSGWRKAVHKVTGGTINPGESPADIIQRELVERVNQPVRGDYRIAILSLKGGVGKTTTTVGLGSTFASSRGDRVIAIDANPDLGTLAHRVPRQTRSTVRNLLEDQHISRYSDVRAHTSQAPSRLEVLASEQDPAVSEAFSEADYRRAINILQQFYNIILTDCGTGLMHSAMKGVLDLASSLILVTSPAIDGARSASATLDWLEHHGYGKLVERTVVVVNASRRGASTVDLDQLRKLFLDRTRAVQVVPFDDHLAEGAEIDLELVGKPTRTALLELAAMVADDFGYHVPQPPFPGPHTQYSGPQGQYPGPQGGYQQAQYPGSQNPYPGQDPYPSFDRYQG from the coding sequence GTGACACCTGACGACAACTCGACCTCACCGCCCTGGTTGCACAACCCCGGGGTGGACGTAGCCGCCGAGAAGGACGATCCGAACTCGAACCCGGCGCACGACGACGAACAGACGGACGACGCCGCGATATCGGGCGAGGCCACTGCGACATCGGGCGAGGCTACCGCGATATCGGGCGAGGCCACCGCGACATCGGATGAGGCCACCGCGACATCGGCCGAGGCCGACGTGCCCACTCCGGATGCGGAGACCGTCGACCCCGAATCCGCCGACGAACCCGAACAGGCCGCGGGCATCCTCCCGCCGGTGCCGGATTCGATCGAGCAGACCACTTTCGCACCGCAGTTCGGCCAGGAACAGTTCGGGCCGTTCTCGCCGCCGCCCGGCGGGCCGCCGGGGTCGTTCGCGCCGGGCGGTCAGTTCCCGCCGAACCAGGGCTTCCCACCCGGCGGTTTTCCGCCGCCCGAGCACGGCGGCCCCTTCGCGCCGGGCCAGGGCTTCCCGTCCGGTGGTTTTGCGCCGCCCGAGCACGGTGGTCCGTTCGCGCCGCCGGGCGAGCAGGGACAGTTCCCGCCGCCTGGTGAGCAGAGCTACTTTCCGCCGCCTGGTGAGCAGGGACAGTTCGCGCCGCCTGGTGGTCCGAACGAGCAGGGATATTTCCCGCCGCCCGGTGGTCCGAACGAGCAGGGCTATTACCCGCCGCCCGGCGGGCCCGATGGGCCGGGCTATTTCGCGCCGCCCGGTGAGCAGGGCGGCTTTCCGCCGCCCGGTGGCCCGGGTGAACAGGGGCATTTCCCGCCTTCCGGTGGGAATCCCGCTGAGCAGGGCTACTTTTCGAGGCCGGGCGAGCCGGGCCGGTTTGCCCCGCCGGGTGATCCGGGCCAGTTCGGTCCGTCCGGCGGCTCCGGGGAGGGCGGGTACCTTCCGCCGTCCGGTGGGCCCGCGGATTCGGGTCGATTCCCGCCGCCCGCAGGGCAATACCCGGCCGATGCCACGGAGAAGTACTCGGCCGCGCCCGGCGACTCGAACTCGTTCGCGCCGGCCTCCTACGGCGAGATGCGGCAGGAGACGCCCTACGGCGAGGTGCGGCAGGAGATCGGCGCGGACGGCATGGTCCGCCGGGTCTTCGACGAGGAGCAGTCCGCGCCGTCGGCCCAGGAACAGCCGGGCGGGGCGGGGGAGCAGTTCAGCTGGGCCCCACCGCCGTTGCCGCCGCAGCCCGCGGCCCCGCCGCAGCCCTATCAGCAGCCGCAGCCCAGCCGCGACAACTGGCAGGGCGGGCCGCCGCAGTCCCAGCCGCCGACGGGCTTCCACCAGCCGCCGCAACTGCCGGGCCCGCCCGGCCAGTCGATGAACGAGCTGAACCTGCTCAAGCGGGCCCGCCGCTCGCCGCGCAGCGGCTGGCGCAAGGCCGTGCACAAGGTCACCGGCGGCACCATCAATCCGGGCGAGTCACCGGCCGACATAATCCAGCGCGAGCTGGTCGAGCGGGTGAACCAGCCGGTGCGCGGCGACTACCGGATCGCCATCCTGTCGCTGAAGGGCGGCGTCGGAAAGACCACCACCACAGTCGGTCTGGGCTCGACGTTCGCCTCCTCGCGCGGCGACCGCGTGATCGCCATCGACGCCAACCCCGACCTGGGCACGCTCGCGCACCGGGTGCCGCGGCAGACCCGCTCCACGGTGCGCAACCTGCTGGAGGACCAGCACATCAGCCGCTACTCGGATGTTCGGGCGCATACCTCGCAGGCGCCGAGCCGGCTGGAAGTGCTTGCCAGCGAACAGGATCCGGCCGTCTCGGAGGCGTTCAGCGAGGCCGACTACCGGCGCGCGATCAACATCCTGCAGCAGTTCTACAACATCATCCTGACCGACTGCGGCACCGGACTGATGCACTCGGCCATGAAGGGCGTGCTCGACCTGGCCAGTTCCCTGATCCTGGTGACCTCACCGGCGATCGACGGCGCCCGCAGCGCCTCGGCCACGCTCGACTGGCTCGAGCACCACGGCTACGGCAAGCTGGTGGAGCGAACGGTGGTGGTGGTCAACGCCTCTCGTCGCGGCGCCTCCACGGTCGACCTCGACCAGTTGCGCAAACTGTTCCTCGACCGCACCCGCGCGGTCCAGGTGGTCCCGTTCGACGACCACCTGGCCGAGGGTGCGGAAATCGATCTGGAACTGGTCGGCAAGCCCACCCGCACGGCCCTGCTGGAACTCGCCGCCATGGTCGCCGACGACTTCGGCTACCACGTCCCCCAACCGCCCTTCCCCGGCCCGCACACCCAGTACTCCGGCCCCCAGGGCCAGTACCCGGGCCCGCAGGGCGGATACCAGCAAGCGCAGTACCCGGGATCGCAAAACCCCTACCCCGGCCAGGACCCGTACCCGAGTTTCGACCGCTACCAGGGCTGA
- a CDS encoding LysR family transcriptional regulator: MGVERLRILRELADRGTVAEVARALSMTPSAVSQQLKVLAREAGVALLEPAGRRVRLTDAGRALVVRADDVLAAMDRAVAEMALYRRSPRGQVRVALFPSGAALLLPRVLAALADTGVEVFARDEDVPPTEVPRLLADYDVVLTHRDERAPSLAGPRVDAEVLMREPIDVVVPPGHRLAGQGAVVPAELADETWFSVRGGFPVDDVLRSIATVTGVQPRIAQRLNDFLVIEELVAVGYGVALMPRFSVRHPDLGVLRLAGVRAARLYELVTRPHPEARPAIATVLAAFRTAAEHVTAAPPRSRR, encoded by the coding sequence ATGGGCGTCGAGCGGCTGCGGATCCTGCGGGAGCTGGCCGATCGCGGGACGGTGGCGGAGGTGGCGCGAGCGCTGTCGATGACGCCGTCGGCGGTCTCGCAGCAACTCAAGGTGCTGGCGCGGGAAGCGGGTGTGGCGTTGCTGGAACCCGCCGGACGGCGAGTGCGGCTCACCGACGCGGGCCGGGCACTGGTGGTGCGCGCCGACGACGTGCTGGCCGCGATGGACCGCGCGGTCGCCGAGATGGCGCTGTATCGGCGCTCGCCGCGCGGACAGGTACGAGTGGCGCTGTTTCCGTCCGGCGCCGCCCTGCTGCTGCCCCGGGTCCTCGCGGCGCTGGCGGACACCGGTGTCGAGGTGTTCGCCCGCGACGAGGACGTGCCGCCGACCGAGGTGCCGCGCCTGCTGGCCGACTACGACGTGGTCCTCACCCACCGCGACGAGCGCGCGCCCTCGCTGGCCGGTCCGCGGGTCGATGCCGAGGTACTGATGCGCGAACCGATCGACGTCGTCGTGCCGCCCGGCCATCGCCTGGCCGGACAGGGCGCGGTGGTCCCCGCCGAACTCGCCGACGAGACCTGGTTCAGTGTCCGCGGCGGCTTCCCGGTCGACGACGTGCTCCGCTCGATCGCCACCGTCACCGGCGTACAACCTCGAATCGCCCAGCGGCTCAACGACTTCCTGGTAATCGAGGAACTCGTCGCCGTGGGCTACGGCGTAGCCCTCATGCCCCGCTTCTCGGTCCGCCACCCGGATCTGGGCGTACTGCGCCTGGCGGGCGTCCGCGCCGCACGCCTCTACGAACTCGTCACCCGCCCCCACCCCGAAGCCCGCCCCGCGATAGCCACGGTGCTCGCCGCCTTCCGAACCGCCGCCGAGCACGTCACCGCCGCCCCACCCCGCTCCCGCCGCTGA
- a CDS encoding EamA family transporter, protein MNYRDRLLGLAVVVLWGLNFLALHVGLEHFPPFFFAALRFAVLAVPVIFLVPRPRVPLRWLLLYGTGFGIAQFAFLFTAMRAGMPTGLASLVLQSSAPFTVLLGALLLGERLRRVQGPGLLVAVVGMVVIGWDRAQHATLLPVLLTLAAGLGWAFGNIGSRLAAGGGEKVDPLHLALWMAVVPPVPMFALSAVVEGPATGPRAVADSFTAHGWPALIALAYTAILATVVGSGLWTYLMGRYPAGAVAPLTLLVPVVGIGAAWAFLNERPTALSLIGALIVITGAFAATSTPRRPSLLTEPTLPTATAPALTLSK, encoded by the coding sequence GTGAACTACCGTGATCGCCTGCTCGGACTGGCTGTCGTCGTGCTGTGGGGCCTGAACTTCCTCGCCCTCCATGTCGGCCTCGAGCACTTCCCGCCCTTCTTCTTCGCCGCGCTGCGCTTCGCCGTACTGGCGGTGCCGGTGATCTTCCTGGTCCCGCGGCCACGGGTGCCGCTGCGGTGGTTGCTGTTGTACGGCACGGGATTCGGAATCGCGCAGTTCGCGTTCCTGTTCACCGCCATGCGCGCGGGGATGCCGACGGGCCTGGCCTCGCTGGTGCTGCAGTCCTCGGCGCCGTTCACCGTGCTGCTGGGCGCGCTGCTGCTGGGCGAGCGGCTGCGCCGGGTGCAGGGGCCGGGCCTGCTGGTCGCGGTGGTCGGCATGGTCGTGATCGGGTGGGATCGCGCGCAGCACGCCACCCTGCTGCCGGTGCTGCTGACGTTGGCCGCCGGGCTGGGCTGGGCGTTCGGCAATATCGGTTCCCGGCTGGCCGCGGGCGGCGGGGAGAAGGTGGATCCGCTGCATCTGGCGCTGTGGATGGCCGTGGTGCCGCCGGTGCCGATGTTCGCGCTGTCGGCCGTGGTGGAGGGCCCGGCGACGGGCCCGCGCGCCGTGGCGGATTCGTTCACCGCGCACGGCTGGCCCGCGCTGATCGCGCTCGCCTACACGGCGATCCTGGCGACGGTCGTGGGCTCGGGCCTGTGGACCTATCTGATGGGCCGCTACCCCGCCGGTGCCGTCGCCCCGCTGACGCTGCTGGTCCCGGTCGTGGGAATCGGTGCGGCATGGGCATTCCTGAACGAGCGGCCCACGGCCCTATCCCTCATCGGCGCATTGATCGTGATCACGGGAGCGTTCGCCGCCACCTCCACACCCCGCCGCCCCAGCCTCCTCACCGAGCCCACCCTGCCCACGGCCACGGCCCCCGCGCTCACACTCAGCAAGTAA
- a CDS encoding hydroxysqualene dehydroxylase: protein MLRGAAGVVAAGMAGATVWRGPRAAAEAGRRVAVFGGGVAGLTAAHELAERGFEVTVYERRALGGKARSIPVAGSGRDGRPDLPGEHGFRFFPGFYRHIPDTMRRIPFPGNENGVWDNLVPAAEARFARQGADDTIVPMRSGGARGWATPDDFRQTVGSVIATSAKMPMADALYFANRLLVFDTSCDARRFGQWEHVPWRDFVGAAGRSREFRALLSRTLTTLLVAAKDEQASTRTIGAMGEQFLGNPREIGNDGPLDRVLDGPTNEAWIDPWVRLLRELGVRFETAEVRGLDVRDGRIASARIVDGSGAAHTVAADYFVLAVPVEATRALCTPEILAVRPELAALDRLVVDWMAGIQLYLRRPAQIARGHVAYVDSPWSLTSIAQGQFWSRTRLSERGDGTVQDCLSVDISDWNTPGPLFGKPAKECTHDEIAREVWAQLRAHLADVAPRDDDLHSWFLDPGIAWDAERRRNSNADPLLINTAGSWAARPQSHGGLENLFLAGDYVRTNVDLATMEGASEAARTAVNALLDVAGSNADRCRLFTLYRAAELEPLRRTDADRYAAGRPNLFDIAI, encoded by the coding sequence ATGCTTCGCGGAGCGGCGGGGGTGGTTGCGGCGGGAATGGCCGGTGCGACGGTGTGGCGGGGGCCGCGCGCGGCGGCGGAGGCGGGGCGTCGGGTCGCGGTGTTCGGCGGCGGGGTGGCCGGGCTGACGGCCGCGCACGAACTGGCCGAGCGGGGCTTCGAGGTGACCGTCTACGAGCGCCGGGCGCTGGGCGGCAAGGCGCGCAGCATCCCGGTCGCGGGCAGCGGCCGCGACGGTCGGCCCGATCTGCCCGGCGAGCACGGATTCCGGTTCTTCCCCGGGTTCTACCGCCACATCCCGGACACCATGCGGCGAATCCCGTTCCCCGGCAACGAGAACGGCGTGTGGGACAACCTGGTGCCCGCGGCGGAGGCGCGCTTCGCCCGGCAGGGCGCCGACGACACCATCGTCCCCATGCGCAGCGGCGGCGCCCGCGGCTGGGCGACCCCGGACGATTTCCGCCAGACCGTCGGCTCGGTCATCGCCACCTCGGCGAAGATGCCGATGGCCGACGCGCTCTACTTCGCCAACCGCCTGCTGGTCTTCGACACCAGCTGCGATGCCCGCCGCTTCGGCCAGTGGGAGCACGTGCCGTGGCGCGACTTCGTCGGCGCGGCCGGGCGGTCCCGCGAATTCCGGGCGCTGCTGTCGCGCACGCTCACCACGCTGCTGGTCGCGGCGAAGGATGAGCAGGCCAGCACCCGCACCATCGGCGCCATGGGCGAGCAGTTTCTCGGCAACCCGCGCGAGATCGGCAACGACGGCCCGCTGGACCGCGTACTCGACGGGCCGACCAACGAGGCCTGGATCGATCCGTGGGTGCGCCTGCTGCGCGAACTGGGCGTGCGGTTCGAGACGGCGGAGGTGCGCGGCCTGGACGTGCGGGACGGCCGGATCGCGAGCGCCCGCATCGTCGACGGTTCCGGCGCCGCGCACACCGTGGCCGCGGACTATTTCGTGCTGGCCGTGCCCGTCGAGGCGACGCGCGCGCTGTGCACGCCCGAAATCCTCGCCGTACGACCGGAATTGGCCGCGTTGGACCGGCTGGTCGTGGACTGGATGGCCGGGATCCAGCTGTATCTGCGGCGCCCGGCGCAGATCGCGCGCGGCCACGTCGCCTACGTCGATTCGCCGTGGTCGCTCACCTCCATCGCGCAGGGCCAATTCTGGTCGCGCACAAGGCTTTCCGAGCGCGGCGACGGGACGGTACAGGACTGCCTGTCGGTCGACATCTCCGACTGGAACACGCCCGGCCCGCTGTTCGGCAAGCCCGCCAAGGAGTGCACCCACGACGAGATCGCCCGCGAGGTCTGGGCGCAGCTGCGCGCCCATCTGGCGGACGTCGCGCCGCGCGACGACGACCTGCACTCCTGGTTCCTCGACCCCGGCATCGCCTGGGACGCCGAACGCCGTCGCAACAGCAACGCCGACCCGCTGCTGATCAACACCGCCGGTTCCTGGGCGGCCCGGCCGCAGTCGCACGGCGGACTGGAAAACCTTTTCCTCGCAGGCGATTACGTGCGCACCAACGTGGACCTGGCGACCATGGAGGGCGCGAGCGAGGCGGCCCGCACGGCGGTGAACGCCCTGCTGGACGTGGCGGGCTCGAACGCCGACCGCTGCCGCCTGTTCACCCTGTACCGCGCCGCCGAACTGGAACCACTGCGGCGAACCGACGCCGACCGCTACGCTGCGGGCCGGCCCAACCTGTTCGACATCGCGATCTGA
- a CDS encoding pyridoxamine 5'-phosphate oxidase family protein, with product MSEITTAAELRELLGHPHPRAAGKDRAALHPRDRQWIATSPFVVLATSDADGNCDASPKGDPAGFVRVLDDRTIAIPERPGNRRADGYLNILSNPHVGVIFLIPGRNETLRVNGRARLVREAPYFDDMIVKGHRPVLAVEVAIEQIFFHCAKAFMRSSLWKPDGWPHDDLPGAARLAKEVQTDITETVEELERRYSPENYEKLLYSTGG from the coding sequence ATGAGCGAGATCACGACCGCCGCCGAGCTGCGTGAGCTGCTCGGCCACCCGCATCCCCGCGCCGCCGGCAAGGACCGCGCCGCGCTGCATCCCCGCGACCGCCAGTGGATCGCCACGTCCCCGTTCGTCGTGCTGGCGACCAGCGATGCCGACGGCAACTGTGACGCCTCCCCGAAGGGCGACCCGGCCGGGTTCGTGCGGGTCCTCGACGATCGCACCATCGCCATCCCCGAGCGCCCCGGCAACCGGCGTGCCGACGGCTACCTCAACATCCTGTCCAATCCCCATGTGGGCGTGATCTTCCTCATCCCGGGCCGCAACGAGACGCTGCGCGTCAACGGCCGCGCCCGGCTGGTGCGCGAGGCCCCGTACTTCGACGACATGATCGTCAAGGGCCACCGCCCGGTGCTGGCCGTCGAGGTGGCGATCGAGCAGATCTTCTTCCACTGCGCCAAGGCGTTCATGCGCAGCAGCCTGTGGAAACCCGACGGGTGGCCGCACGACGACCTGCCGGGCGCGGCCCGTCTGGCCAAGGAGGTCCAGACCGACATCACCGAAACCGTCGAGGAGCTCGAGCGGCGCTACTCCCCGGAGAACTACGAGAAGCTGCTGTACAGCACCGGGGGCTAG